One part of the Cyclobacteriaceae bacterium genome encodes these proteins:
- a CDS encoding MoxR family ATPase, giving the protein MTRFASDVEAADSLALTYKNLTKEISKVIIGQDEVVRFVLTGIFCQGHSLLIGVPGLAKTLLVQTIATALDLQFKRIQFTPDLMPSDIIGAETMDKERNFKFVKGPVFANIVLADEINRTPPKTQAALLESMQEYAVTIAGVRYELPKPFFVLATQNPIEQEGTYPLPEAQLDRFMFDIQLTYPSFTDEVQVVKNTTSDEPITVSKTLSAEDIQEYQHLVRRVPVPDNVIEYTVRLANKTRPNTAGASPMANEYLEWGAGPRASQFLILGAKCNALLSGKYSPDIEDVRSIAKPVLRHRMVRNFKAEAEGITIDGLIEKLLD; this is encoded by the coding sequence ATGACAAGATTTGCATCGGATGTGGAGGCTGCTGATTCGTTGGCGCTAACGTATAAGAACCTCACCAAAGAGATTTCAAAAGTTATTATCGGGCAAGACGAAGTGGTACGCTTTGTACTGACCGGCATTTTTTGTCAGGGCCACTCGCTGCTGATCGGTGTTCCGGGCCTTGCCAAAACATTGCTCGTACAAACCATTGCCACTGCCCTCGATCTGCAATTCAAACGCATCCAGTTTACGCCCGATTTGATGCCATCGGATATTATCGGTGCCGAAACAATGGACAAGGAGCGCAATTTCAAGTTTGTAAAAGGGCCTGTGTTCGCCAACATTGTGCTGGCCGATGAGATAAACCGAACACCTCCTAAAACACAAGCGGCTTTACTGGAGTCGATGCAGGAATACGCAGTAACTATAGCCGGTGTGCGTTATGAATTGCCCAAGCCGTTTTTTGTACTGGCTACCCAAAACCCGATTGAGCAGGAGGGAACCTATCCGCTACCCGAAGCTCAACTAGACCGGTTTATGTTCGATATTCAGTTAACGTATCCCTCATTCACCGATGAGGTTCAGGTGGTGAAGAACACAACTTCTGATGAACCGATTACCGTCAGCAAAACACTTTCAGCAGAAGATATACAGGAGTACCAACACTTAGTGCGCAGGGTGCCCGTGCCGGATAATGTGATTGAATACACGGTGCGTTTGGCCAATAAAACGCGCCCGAACACTGCAGGCGCTTCGCCTATGGCCAACGAATACCTTGAGTGGGGGGCTGGCCCGCGGGCTTCGCAGTTTTTGATTCTTGGTGCCAAGTGCAATGCTTTGCTCAGCGGGAAATACTCACCCGATATAGAAGACGTACGTTCCATTGCCAAACCGGTATTGCGCCACCGCATGGTGCGTAATTTCAAAGCCGAAGCGGAAGGGATAACAATTGATGGATTGATCGAGAAGTTACTGGATTGA
- a CDS encoding peptidylprolyl isomerase, whose protein sequence is MKFLSKTVVKKSYYLAVACVALLAATQVHAQEEPTGFVVDKIIGKVDNYIVLKSELDKSFQEYVSNGGNPSTETRCQFLAMLLRNKLMMAKAEIDSVVVTDSEVDANTSRRMEMILAQYGGSPVDLENKFGKTLEQIRLELRDQIREQMVVNEMQRHITKDISVTPNEVRRFFNKIPKDSLPFFSAEAEVAQIVRIAKVSESQKEITKRELMDIRNRILSGEDFATLAKKYSADPSVTVNGGDMGFVGRGMMVPEFEAAAFKLKPGEISMPVETMFGLHILQLLERRGNEYHSRHILMSPSPSPEDLDNARKYLDSLRTLIVNGELTFQKAAKEYSDDVETKGSGGFFIDDDGGTRIAVDELDPVVFFAIDSMKVGGISSPLVYRTETGKEAVRILYYKSRVPPHQASLKEDWQRIQNATLNQKQNRALEKWFDKARKDVFISIDPAYDYCGILDD, encoded by the coding sequence ATGAAATTTTTAAGTAAGACCGTAGTGAAGAAGAGTTATTACCTGGCAGTTGCATGCGTTGCCTTACTGGCCGCCACTCAAGTTCATGCACAGGAAGAACCCACGGGTTTTGTTGTAGACAAAATTATTGGCAAAGTCGACAACTACATTGTGCTGAAGTCCGAACTGGATAAATCCTTCCAGGAGTATGTTTCAAATGGAGGAAACCCATCGACTGAAACACGGTGCCAGTTTTTGGCCATGTTGCTGCGCAACAAGCTAATGATGGCCAAAGCCGAAATCGACTCGGTGGTGGTAACTGATTCGGAAGTGGATGCCAACACTTCGCGAAGAATGGAGATGATACTGGCGCAATATGGCGGCTCCCCGGTTGACCTGGAAAATAAATTTGGTAAAACGCTCGAACAAATACGCTTGGAGTTGCGCGACCAGATTCGTGAGCAAATGGTGGTGAACGAAATGCAACGCCACATCACAAAAGACATAAGCGTAACACCCAATGAAGTAAGACGCTTCTTTAATAAAATCCCTAAAGACAGCTTGCCGTTTTTTTCTGCTGAAGCAGAAGTTGCCCAAATCGTTCGCATTGCAAAAGTGAGCGAAAGCCAAAAGGAAATAACAAAGCGCGAACTAATGGATATCCGTAACCGTATTTTAAGCGGTGAAGATTTTGCCACGTTGGCCAAAAAATACTCGGCCGACCCTTCCGTGACGGTTAATGGTGGCGATATGGGTTTTGTAGGCCGGGGCATGATGGTGCCCGAATTTGAGGCTGCGGCATTTAAACTTAAGCCAGGCGAAATTTCCATGCCGGTAGAAACCATGTTTGGCTTGCACATCCTTCAGTTACTTGAGCGGAGGGGAAATGAATACCATTCCCGTCACATACTCATGTCACCCTCACCCTCACCGGAAGATCTTGACAATGCCCGGAAATACCTCGACAGTTTGCGTACGCTGATTGTGAACGGAGAACTTACCTTCCAAAAGGCGGCTAAAGAATATTCTGATGATGTGGAAACAAAAGGAAGTGGTGGCTTTTTTATTGATGATGACGGAGGCACACGTATAGCCGTTGATGAGCTTGATCCGGTGGTTTTCTTCGCCATTGATTCCATGAAAGTTGGCGGCATTTCATCACCCTTGGTGTACCGTACAGAAACCGGAAAAGAGGCCGTTCGTATTTTATATTACAAATCGCGGGTGCCCCCGCACCAGGCATCCTTAAAGGAAGACTGGCAGCGCATTCAAAACGCAACACTTAACCAAAAGCAAAATCGTGCACTTGAAAAGTGGTTTGATAAGGCGCGCAAAGATGTTTTCATCAGTATTGATCCAGCCTATGATTATTGCGGCATTTTGGATGATTGA
- a CDS encoding peptidyl-prolyl cis-trans isomerase has protein sequence MALVVLLTLTACELIQMKQDNPTVDTKRIPVARVNRAFLYKDELGGIVLPGTTKEDSIVRVESYVNSWIRKQLLLQEAARKININEAEVERKILDYRYSLIAYEYQAFYIKQNLDTAIAANEIEKYYKENLDNFILKQNIVRATFIKVPKSAPRTNKIKEMVFSKKDKDLEELKTYCLSFSTAYHLVDSTWMVFDELVKNSPLAEIPNKIQFLKANPYYETSDDTYLYFLRVMEYRISDNISPLEFVRDDIRTIILNKRKVALAKQLEDDIYKKAGSDKEYEIFK, from the coding sequence ATGGCACTTGTGGTGTTGTTAACGTTAACCGCCTGCGAACTGATCCAAATGAAACAAGACAACCCAACGGTTGACACCAAGCGCATACCGGTAGCTCGCGTAAACCGTGCTTTTTTGTATAAAGACGAATTGGGTGGCATTGTTTTACCCGGTACCACCAAAGAGGATAGCATCGTGCGGGTTGAATCCTATGTAAACAGCTGGATACGCAAGCAATTGTTGCTGCAGGAAGCGGCACGAAAAATCAACATCAACGAGGCGGAAGTAGAGCGCAAGATATTGGATTACCGTTATAGCCTTATTGCTTATGAGTACCAGGCATTCTACATCAAGCAAAACCTGGACACAGCCATTGCGGCCAACGAAATTGAAAAGTATTACAAAGAGAACCTCGACAACTTTATCCTGAAGCAGAACATCGTAAGGGCAACGTTTATTAAAGTGCCCAAATCGGCCCCGCGTACAAACAAAATCAAAGAGATGGTTTTTTCAAAAAAGGATAAGGACCTGGAGGAGTTGAAAACCTATTGCCTTAGTTTTTCCACAGCCTATCATTTAGTCGATTCCACCTGGATGGTTTTTGATGAACTGGTAAAAAATTCCCCGTTGGCTGAAATTCCTAATAAAATCCAGTTTTTAAAGGCCAATCCGTATTACGAAACATCCGATGATACTTATTTGTATTTTCTTCGTGTAATGGAATACCGAATTTCTGACAACATATCGCCACTTGAATTTGTACGCGATGATATCCGTACCATTATTTTGAACAAACGTAAAGTTGCCCTGGCCAAGCAACTGGAAGACGACATTTACAAGAAGGCCGGTAGTGATAAAGAATATGAAATTTTTAAGTAA
- a CDS encoding peptidylprolyl isomerase has protein sequence MMIRSAITILVILFSISASAQRAKKQKPAQILFSVNNRPVPVDEFIYLYKKNHQNRPEDFSKEKIEEYLGLFVNFKLKVEEARNRGLDTTRVFVKEFNNYKEELRRPYLPEGKMLDSLVRLTYKRLTEEVKASHILINAAPDASPEDTLKAYTRTLELKARVTAGEDFGTLAAMHSEDPSARTNKGNLGYFTAMQMVYPFESAAYSGKPGEVVGPVRTRFGYHLVLVEDRKPARGEVEVSHIMIRTGGERPDAKSKNLIFEIYDQLKGGVAWEELCALYSEDGNSKNNGGRLRPFGVGAMAAAPEFDAVAFALQKPGEISDPFQTAYGWHMVRLERKIPLPSYEELLPQLKPRVQRDERVQISKQALLAKLKKDFLYKENEAGKSKVFARADSTLTKGKWSIRQWQGSETIFTIKTRSVPAKEFVQYVNQQQRATTQAPKDYMEQLYASFVESVINQAYEDQLVRANPDYEMLLREYYEGILLFDIMEREVWNRASEDTTGQRAYYQQHSHNFMAGERVVTELYSAATADQLEAIKTAVEKDDANALEESIKARRVRFEKGTFQKSDRPVLSGVPWAAGTYTTENNGMYYLVRIFELLKPGPLAFEEARAAVISEYQNYLEKRWVEQLRKKYAVKIDEKGKQYVFKQLVRS, from the coding sequence ATGATGATACGAAGTGCAATTACAATACTGGTAATCCTGTTTTCCATTAGTGCTTCGGCACAACGTGCAAAAAAGCAGAAGCCTGCACAAATACTCTTCAGCGTTAACAACCGTCCGGTCCCCGTTGATGAGTTTATCTACCTCTACAAAAAGAACCACCAGAACAGACCGGAAGATTTTTCCAAAGAAAAAATTGAAGAATACCTCGGCCTGTTCGTCAACTTTAAACTTAAGGTAGAAGAAGCGCGAAACAGGGGACTGGACACCACCAGGGTGTTTGTGAAGGAATTTAATAATTATAAAGAGGAACTAAGAAGACCCTACCTGCCGGAAGGAAAAATGCTGGACAGCCTGGTAAGACTTACCTACAAAAGATTAACCGAAGAAGTTAAGGCATCGCATATCCTCATCAATGCTGCTCCTGATGCCTCCCCTGAAGATACCCTGAAAGCCTACACCCGCACCCTGGAATTGAAAGCAAGGGTTACAGCAGGCGAAGATTTTGGAACACTCGCAGCCATGCACTCGGAAGACCCATCGGCCAGAACGAACAAAGGAAACCTGGGCTACTTTACCGCCATGCAGATGGTTTATCCTTTTGAAAGTGCAGCATACAGCGGTAAACCTGGTGAGGTTGTGGGGCCGGTACGCACACGCTTTGGTTATCACCTGGTGTTAGTTGAAGATCGTAAACCTGCGCGTGGCGAAGTAGAAGTTTCGCACATTATGATTCGCACCGGGGGCGAGCGCCCAGATGCTAAATCGAAGAACTTGATTTTTGAAATTTATGATCAGCTTAAAGGTGGTGTTGCGTGGGAAGAACTTTGTGCCCTGTATTCAGAAGATGGTAATTCAAAAAATAACGGAGGTCGCCTTCGCCCGTTTGGGGTCGGAGCCATGGCAGCCGCACCTGAGTTTGATGCAGTAGCATTTGCATTACAGAAACCGGGTGAAATTTCCGATCCGTTTCAAACGGCCTATGGCTGGCACATGGTGCGCCTTGAACGAAAAATCCCGCTTCCATCCTACGAAGAATTGTTACCCCAACTCAAACCTCGTGTGCAGCGCGATGAGCGCGTACAGATTTCAAAACAAGCTTTGCTGGCGAAGTTAAAGAAGGACTTTTTGTACAAAGAAAATGAAGCCGGCAAATCAAAAGTTTTTGCACGGGCAGATTCAACGCTTACAAAAGGAAAATGGAGCATAAGGCAGTGGCAAGGTTCAGAAACAATTTTTACCATAAAAACCCGTTCTGTTCCGGCTAAAGAGTTTGTGCAGTATGTAAATCAGCAACAGCGAGCGACAACACAAGCACCGAAAGATTATATGGAGCAGCTATATGCATCATTTGTGGAATCGGTGATCAACCAGGCTTATGAAGATCAGCTTGTACGGGCCAACCCCGATTATGAAATGCTGCTTCGTGAATATTACGAAGGTATTTTGCTGTTCGATATTATGGAGCGGGAAGTATGGAACCGTGCCAGCGAAGACACTACCGGGCAGCGTGCCTATTACCAGCAACATAGCCATAACTTTATGGCAGGTGAACGGGTTGTAACCGAATTGTATTCGGCCGCCACGGCTGATCAGCTTGAGGCCATAAAGACTGCCGTGGAAAAGGATGACGCGAATGCCCTGGAAGAATCCATTAAAGCAAGGCGCGTACGCTTTGAAAAGGGCACTTTTCAAAAGAGCGATCGCCCGGTGCTCTCGGGCGTACCTTGGGCTGCCGGAACCTATACCACAGAAAACAACGGAATGTATTACCTTGTGCGGATTTTCGAGCTCCTTAAACCGGGCCCATTAGCCTTTGAGGAAGCCCGGGCGGCCGTTATATCAGAATACCAAAACTACCTTGAAAAAAGGTGGGTTGAGCAACTCAGGAAAAAATACGCAGTAAAAATTGATGAGAAGGGCAAGCAATATGTTTTTAAGCAACTGGTTCGCTCGTAG
- a CDS encoding ATP-binding protein translates to MRYVYKVGCSIENLKGIRDFVKQSLKNHEVSDLDTSEVVLALDEMCSNLMIHAHQCNPNDLFELHIIAEYGSPLVMEIIDDGTVFDINQFHEPELGNIIHEKRKGGLGIRLVKSIMDKIEYEQTGTKNICRLIKKVQFD, encoded by the coding sequence ATGAGGTACGTGTATAAAGTTGGGTGCAGCATCGAAAACCTTAAGGGGATCCGTGATTTCGTTAAGCAGTCGCTGAAAAATCATGAGGTCTCAGATTTGGATACCAGCGAAGTTGTACTGGCCCTTGACGAGATGTGCTCCAACCTGATGATCCATGCCCATCAGTGTAACCCAAATGATTTATTTGAACTGCACATTATTGCCGAATACGGTAGCCCCCTGGTCATGGAGATTATCGATGATGGCACTGTTTTCGACATCAATCAATTTCACGAACCGGAATTGGGCAATATCATTCATGAAAAACGAAAAGGTGGTTTAGGTATCCGGTTGGTCAAGTCCATTATGGACAAAATTGAGTATGAACAAACCGGAACCAAAAATATTTGCCGCCTCATCAAAAAAGTGCAATTCGATTAA
- a CDS encoding STAS domain-containing protein produces MVQIKRIQEDGADIIVPIGEIDASSSIELDLTIAKSVGEGYTKILVDCSALEYISSAGLGVFMSYIEEFNDKNIKMVLFGMSERVINTFEILGLSELLVIVENKEEAKKRLV; encoded by the coding sequence ATGGTTCAGATTAAGAGAATTCAGGAAGACGGAGCTGACATTATCGTTCCCATTGGTGAAATTGATGCCAGTTCATCCATTGAGTTGGATTTAACCATTGCCAAAAGTGTTGGTGAGGGCTACACAAAAATCCTGGTTGACTGCAGTGCCCTGGAATATATCTCGTCAGCCGGTTTGGGCGTGTTCATGTCTTATATCGAAGAATTTAACGATAAAAACATAAAAATGGTGTTGTTTGGAATGAGTGAACGGGTGATCAACACTTTTGAAATTTTAGGGTTAAGTGAGTTACTCGTAATTGTTGAGAATAAGGAAGAGGCGAAGAAGCGATTGGTATGA
- a CDS encoding SpoIIE family protein phosphatase codes for MRIKALTRLLFMVAGITWVALLFTDLSVVFSVKTNMDPDIPTWLPGLLFNLFLVALYYFYKYRIDRDELLNFVDLLWRVFATGLVVTVISLLIRLIEYLPGTTKLTSLFIYVEANYIINLGLIAGFLMAAYTVWKRLILYQKSKWLLRLWSFFEGGLLVALVYNSLEIDGFDWLNNVLLGLLIVIGLVLSANMKWVAYLNFRQKWTSLLLLLLAIFYVMYLFYTANAQAISAFGEGSGFVDHRYHIFFQSLFIFVTVYSVFSFLVILFNLPTTSVFEQKLEEVVNFQRISQSIQTEQSEESVYNILLETSVSTVFADAAWLEIKNNEHDHRLFTYHITEKEAHDIIEHLKKEHVTGILEQSQDKTKNLSKHLSSLRGSRFRSILAFPIYVKGENIGTLALLKELSDGFNREMTKIVSTFANQAGISIENFRLLEEALQSERYKEELKIAKAVQKSLLPQVLDQHTDFDLAAFSESADEVGGDYYDTLRISDQQVALIVADVSGKGTTAAFHMSQMKGIFHSLAQNCIQPAEFMVRSNKALANCLERGSFISATFFVIDVASKSVSYSRAGHCPLLYYTAAAGTAAYRKDKGVALGMVRNNGYEKFIEAHSIPYQAGDIMVLYTDGITEAKNSKGEEFGYDRLSEAILEVKDRSSREIQEHLINRLYEFTGTENINDDYTTMIVKFK; via the coding sequence ATGCGCATTAAAGCCTTAACCCGGTTGCTTTTTATGGTGGCAGGTATTACCTGGGTGGCCTTGTTGTTTACCGACCTTTCGGTGGTTTTCAGTGTTAAAACCAACATGGACCCTGACATCCCAACCTGGTTGCCGGGGCTGCTCTTTAACCTGTTTTTAGTTGCGCTTTACTACTTCTATAAGTACCGGATCGATCGTGATGAATTGTTGAACTTTGTCGATCTGTTATGGCGTGTGTTTGCCACCGGTTTAGTGGTAACGGTAATTTCATTACTCATCCGGCTAATCGAATACTTGCCGGGCACAACCAAACTTACCAGCCTGTTCATTTATGTTGAGGCAAATTACATCATCAACCTTGGGCTGATTGCCGGATTTTTGATGGCAGCCTACACGGTTTGGAAGCGATTGATCCTTTATCAAAAGTCAAAATGGCTGTTGCGGTTATGGAGTTTCTTTGAAGGAGGCTTGCTGGTTGCCCTGGTATACAACAGCCTGGAGATTGACGGATTTGACTGGCTGAACAATGTGTTGCTGGGGTTGCTGATCGTTATCGGGCTTGTATTGTCGGCAAATATGAAGTGGGTGGCCTACCTCAACTTCAGGCAAAAGTGGACAAGCTTATTGCTCTTGCTGCTTGCCATTTTTTACGTGATGTACCTGTTCTATACTGCCAATGCCCAGGCCATAAGTGCTTTTGGTGAAGGGAGTGGTTTTGTTGATCACCGGTATCATATATTTTTTCAGTCACTTTTTATTTTCGTTACGGTTTACAGTGTTTTCTCCTTCCTTGTCATATTGTTCAACCTGCCCACCACATCGGTGTTTGAGCAAAAGCTAGAAGAGGTCGTAAACTTTCAACGCATTAGCCAATCCATTCAAACCGAGCAGAGCGAAGAAAGTGTTTATAATATTTTGCTTGAGACATCCGTAAGCACGGTGTTTGCCGATGCTGCCTGGCTGGAAATAAAAAACAACGAGCACGACCACAGGCTTTTTACTTATCACATTACCGAGAAAGAAGCCCACGATATTATTGAGCACTTGAAAAAAGAGCATGTTACCGGCATACTTGAACAAAGCCAGGATAAAACAAAAAACCTGTCAAAGCACCTGTCATCTTTACGCGGTTCACGCTTTCGTTCCATACTGGCCTTTCCCATTTATGTGAAAGGCGAAAACATCGGTACGCTTGCTTTGCTAAAAGAGCTTTCGGATGGGTTCAACCGGGAGATGACAAAAATTGTTTCCACGTTTGCCAACCAGGCCGGTATTTCAATTGAAAATTTCAGGTTATTGGAAGAGGCCCTGCAAAGTGAACGCTATAAAGAGGAACTGAAAATTGCCAAAGCGGTTCAAAAAAGCTTGCTGCCGCAGGTGTTGGACCAACATACCGATTTTGATCTGGCCGCTTTTTCTGAATCGGCCGATGAAGTGGGTGGCGATTACTACGATACACTGCGCATAAGCGATCAGCAGGTTGCCTTGATTGTAGCCGATGTTTCCGGTAAGGGAACAACCGCGGCTTTCCACATGTCGCAAATGAAGGGAATATTTCATAGCCTGGCACAAAACTGCATTCAGCCAGCCGAATTTATGGTTCGCTCGAACAAGGCTTTGGCCAATTGCCTTGAGCGTGGGTCGTTTATTTCGGCAACTTTTTTTGTGATTGATGTAGCATCCAAATCGGTTTCCTATTCGCGGGCCGGGCATTGCCCCTTGCTATATTATACAGCTGCCGCTGGTACGGCCGCTTACCGAAAAGATAAGGGCGTGGCATTGGGCATGGTTCGCAACAACGGTTATGAAAAATTTATCGAGGCCCATTCTATACCCTACCAGGCCGGGGATATTATGGTGTTGTATACCGATGGGATTACCGAAGCTAAAAATTCAAAAGGTGAAGAATTTGGCTACGATCGGCTAAGTGAGGCCATTTTGGAAGTGAAGGACAGGTCATCGCGTGAAATCCAGGAGCATTTGATTAACCGGTTGTATGAATTTACCGGAACCGAAAACATAAATGACGACTACACGACAATGATTGTAAAATTTAAATAA
- the guaB gene encoding IMP dehydrogenase, with translation MPQNNAKFLFEALTYDDVLLVPAYSDVLPRNTSINSNLTRNIKLNIPIVSAAMDTVTEADLAISMALEGGLGFIHKNMRIDQQAEQVRKVKRSQSGMILDPITLSVNSTVQDAEKIMREFRIGGIPVVDGNGKLLGIITNRDLRFQKDLSVPVEKIMTKENLVTASENITLEKAEIILQEYKIEKLPIVNKKGKLTGLITFRDIQKKKNKPNACQDKFGRLRVGAAVGVTPDILDRIEALKNAGVDVITIDTAHGHSKGVIEATKRVKKKYLEMDVVVGNIATGEAARALVKAGADAVKVGVGPGSICTTRVVAGVGLPQLSAVYESAKAIKGSGVPVIADGGIRFSGDLVKAIAAGADSIMIGSLLAGTEEAPGEVIIYEGRKFKSYRGMGSIEAMEEGSKDRYFQDVEDDIKKLVPEGISGRVPFKGLVSEVLYQMVGGLRAGMGYCGAKNIEALKKAQFVKITTAGVTESHPHDVAITREAPNYSRK, from the coding sequence ATGCCCCAAAACAACGCCAAATTCCTGTTTGAAGCCCTCACCTACGATGATGTACTGCTGGTTCCGGCCTATTCGGATGTGCTTCCCCGTAATACGAGCATCAACAGCAACTTAACCCGAAACATTAAGCTTAACATTCCCATAGTTTCTGCCGCTATGGATACAGTAACAGAGGCTGACCTGGCCATTAGTATGGCTTTAGAAGGAGGGCTTGGCTTCATTCATAAAAACATGCGCATCGATCAGCAGGCCGAGCAGGTGCGCAAAGTAAAACGCTCGCAGAGTGGAATGATCCTTGACCCGATAACCTTAAGCGTAAACTCAACCGTGCAGGATGCCGAAAAAATTATGCGCGAATTCAGGATTGGCGGGATACCCGTTGTAGATGGAAACGGCAAGTTGTTGGGCATTATCACCAATCGTGATTTGCGCTTTCAAAAAGACCTAAGTGTGCCGGTTGAAAAGATCATGACAAAAGAAAACCTGGTTACGGCTTCGGAGAACATTACCCTTGAGAAAGCAGAGATAATTTTGCAGGAGTACAAGATCGAAAAACTGCCAATCGTTAACAAGAAGGGTAAGTTAACAGGGCTGATTACATTTCGTGACATCCAGAAAAAGAAAAACAAACCAAATGCCTGTCAGGATAAATTTGGACGCTTGCGTGTTGGCGCTGCTGTTGGTGTAACACCCGATATTCTTGATCGTATAGAGGCACTGAAAAATGCAGGTGTTGATGTTATTACGATTGATACTGCGCACGGCCATTCGAAAGGTGTAATTGAAGCCACTAAACGTGTAAAGAAAAAGTATCTTGAAATGGATGTAGTGGTTGGAAATATCGCAACGGGAGAAGCCGCCCGGGCTTTAGTGAAAGCGGGTGCTGATGCAGTAAAAGTTGGGGTAGGCCCCGGTAGCATTTGTACTACGCGTGTTGTGGCCGGGGTTGGATTGCCGCAACTTTCGGCTGTTTATGAATCAGCAAAAGCCATTAAAGGCTCTGGTGTTCCGGTAATTGCCGATGGTGGAATTCGTTTCTCGGGCGATCTGGTAAAAGCCATAGCTGCCGGTGCCGATAGTATCATGATCGGTTCGTTGTTAGCCGGTACAGAAGAAGCTCCGGGCGAAGTTATTATTTACGAGGGGCGCAAATTTAAGTCGTACCGTGGCATGGGTTCTATCGAAGCCATGGAAGAAGGTTCCAAAGATCGATACTTTCAGGATGTAGAGGACGACATCAAAAAATTAGTACCCGAAGGTATATCCGGCAGGGTGCCCTTCAAAGGACTTGTTTCGGAAGTACTTTACCAAATGGTGGGAGGGCTGAGGGCCGGCATGGGGTATTGTGGTGCCAAGAATATTGAGGCACTTAAAAAGGCTCAGTTTGTTAAGATCACCACGGCCGGAGTTACGGAAAGCCATCCGCACGATGTAGCCATTACCCGTGAAGCCCCTAATTATAGCCGGAAGTAA
- a CDS encoding septal ring lytic transglycosylase RlpA family protein, which yields MTTRILTLLFCFIGLLAVAQTQTGKASFYADKFEGKPTASGEKYKHNKLTAAHKTLPFGTKVRVTNLANNQSVEVIINDRGPYVDGRIIDVSKSAAEKLGFLNQGLAEVSLEVIDAGDGKKSDPIRPIGQVSVDEKEFYHFEVGRFKPSGFGVQIGTYQELVNLMRLAENLKSSYQKKVTVQVKIINGVKYYALILGQFPNRPKAEQFKAELQQKFPDAFIVEFNRL from the coding sequence ATGACCACACGGATTTTAACCCTATTGTTTTGTTTTATTGGCTTGCTCGCAGTGGCTCAAACACAAACCGGAAAAGCCTCTTTTTATGCTGATAAGTTTGAAGGAAAGCCTACCGCCAGTGGTGAAAAATATAAGCACAACAAACTTACGGCCGCCCACAAAACCCTGCCGTTTGGCACCAAAGTGCGTGTAACCAACCTGGCCAATAACCAATCGGTTGAAGTTATTATCAACGACCGTGGCCCTTATGTAGACGGGCGCATTATTGATGTATCGAAATCGGCCGCTGAAAAATTAGGGTTCTTAAACCAAGGATTGGCAGAAGTGAGCCTGGAGGTAATTGATGCCGGTGATGGTAAAAAGAGCGACCCCATAAGGCCCATCGGGCAGGTATCGGTAGATGAAAAGGAATTCTACCACTTTGAAGTAGGCCGGTTTAAGCCTTCGGGTTTTGGGGTTCAGATTGGCACCTACCAAGAGTTGGTAAACCTGATGCGGCTGGCGGAAAACCTGAAAAGCTCCTACCAAAAGAAGGTTACCGTGCAGGTGAAAATCATAAACGGTGTAAAATACTATGCCCTCATCTTAGGGCAATTCCCAAACCGGCCAAAAGCCGAACAATTCAAGGCCGAACTCCAACAAAAGTTCCCCGATGCCTTCATTGTCGAATTTAACAGGCTTTAA